The following proteins are co-located in the Octopus sinensis linkage group LG24, ASM634580v1, whole genome shotgun sequence genome:
- the LOC115224105 gene encoding sperm-associated antigen 8-like — MDTIPLKSSVEVSESRNKCLLKNWFEERRVLELKDENVLPSGIDELRYGHPGIFTLEERAQFSRESTFRGSYKPPCVPKFREQGVRREVLEKMMSKEAYAKIMDDISPKPYQADYKTMTEEYYHRDFVCEAPKPTKPHNFRVEQPVSYWTEMAHKLHGVSMITSKDGVFHKNDAFSTPVNVSLGKQLPYEESHLT; from the exons ATGGATACCATTCCTTTGAAGTCATCCGTCGAAGTGTCCGAGTCTCGTAACAAATGTCTCTTGAAAAACTGGTTCGAAGAG agAAGAGTCCTAGAGTTAAAAGATGAGAATGTTTTACCATCTGGTATTGATGAATTACGTTACGGACATCCGGGTATTTTTACACTCGAGGAACGTGCACAGTTTTCCAGAGAGAGCACTTTCCGAGGCTCCTACAAACCGCCCTGTGTACCGAAGTTTAGGGAGCAAG GTGTGAGAAGAGAAGTGCTTGAAAAGATGATGTCAAAGGAAGCGTA tgcAAAAATAATGGATGACATCAGCCCTAAACCGTATCAGGCAGATTATAAAACAATGACAGAAGAATATTACCATCGAGATTTTGTTTGCGAAGCACCTAAACCTACCAAG CCCCACAATTTTCGCGTCGAGCAACCGGTTTCTTATTGGACGGAGATGGCTCACAAACTCCAC GGTGTCAGCATGATAACATCGAAGGATGGTGTCTTCCACAAGAACGATGCCTTCTCCACCCCAGTCAATGTGTCCCTGGGGAAACAGTTACCATATGAAGAGAGTCATCTAACTTAA